The following are from one region of the Salmo trutta chromosome 22, fSalTru1.1, whole genome shotgun sequence genome:
- the sac3d1 gene encoding SAC3 domain-containing protein 1 isoform X2, with protein sequence MNNKRTSCRFSSHSRRRGQPVERDWRQHHNQGVWREVQEERRQESVPRGVCLSMCPIRELQDREAQNLLHRFEVLSGTERERWPRADPSGVVKEYARPAAGKDSTRPSDLRPPAVLLKTVFYLVDNIAASPTLRPWTEVYDFVFDRLRSVRQDMIIQRVSGADCVAVLERTVRFLIYASYRLCWEPLRLYDPRINDTHLQESLSWLLECYTSGKHPNQEEFQALGLLYNLGSSRAIQHTMELPERIRSSPVMDLALSVSRAFMERNPVRLLRLAHRLDFLQSCALHRHLETCRRDLLLIYSHGHSSKNCRFPLHKLAHILALDVPLTNQLCQAHGVEVHGDSVVFSKTSFTEPEAGKLQCAHFHDLVDRKQRDLTVGSIIHGCT encoded by the exons ATGAACAACAAGAGAACGTCCTGTCGTTT TAGTTCCCACTCCAGAAGGAGAGGACAGCCTGTGGAAAGGGATTGGAGGCAACACCACAACCAGGGGGTATGGCGAGAAGTgcaagaggagaggaggcaggagtCTGTCCCCAGGGGTGTCTGCCTGTCTATGTGCCCTATCCGCGAGCTGCAGGACAGGGAGGCCCAGAACTTACTGCACCGATTTGAGGTGTTGTCAGGTACTGAGCGGGAACGCTGGCCCAGGGCTGACCCCTCAGGAGTGGTAAAGGAGTATGCTAGACCTGCAGCAGGGAAGGACTCCACTCGACCTAGTGACCTGCGACCACCAGCTGTGCTGCTAAAGACGGTGTTCTACCTCGTCGACAACATCGCTGCCTCCCCCACACTGCGTCCATGGACCGAG GTGTATGACTTTGTCTTTGACCGGCTGCGCAGTGTGAGACAGGATATGATCATCCAGAGGGTGTCTGGCGCTGACTGTGTTGCCGTGCTGGAGAGGACAGTCCGCTTCCTGATCTACGCCTCCTACCGGCTGTGTTGGGAGCCCCTGCGCCTCTACGACCCCCGCATCAATGACACCCACCTGCAGGAGAGCCTCAGCTGGCTGCTGGAATGCTACACCAGTGGAAAGCACCCCAACCAGGAGGAGTTCCAGGCCCTCGGTCTCCTCTACAACCTGG GTTCAAGCCGTGCCATTCAGCACACCATGGAGCTGCCAGAGCGGATACGCTCCTCCCCTGTCATGGATCTGGCCCTGTCAGTGAGCCGGGCCTTCATGGAACGCAACCCTGTACGACTCCTCCGATTGGCCCACAGGCTGGACTTCCTGCAGAGCTGTGCCCTGCACCGGCACCTAGAGACCTGTCGCAGGGACCTGTTGCTGATCTACAGCCACGGACACAGCAGCAAGAACTGCCGCTTCCCCCTCCACAAGCTGGCCCACATCCTAGCCCTGGACGTCCCCCTCACCAACCAGCTGTGCCAGGCCCATGGGGTGGAAGTCCATGGGGACTCAGTGGTCTTCTCCAAGACCTCCTTCACTGAGCCAGAGGCTGGGAAGCTACAGTGTGCACACTTTCATGATCTGGTGGACCGGAAGCAGAGGGATCTCACTGTTGGTAGCATCATTCATGGCTGCACTTGA
- the sac3d1 gene encoding SAC3 domain-containing protein 1 isoform X3: protein MNNKRTSCRFSHSRRRGQPVERDWRQHHNQGVWREVQEERRQESVPRGVCLSMCPIRELQDREAQNLLHRFEVLSGTERERWPRADPSGVVKEYARPAAGKDSTRPSDLRPPAVLLKTVFYLVDNIAASPTLRPWTEVYDFVFDRLRSVRQDMIIQRVSGADCVAVLERTVRFLIYASYRLCWEPLRLYDPRINDTHLQESLSWLLECYTSGKHPNQEEFQALGLLYNLGSSRAIQHTMELPERIRSSPVMDLALSVSRAFMERNPVRLLRLAHRLDFLQSCALHRHLETCRRDLLLIYSHGHSSKNCRFPLHKLAHILALDVPLTNQLCQAHGVEVHGDSVVFSKTSFTEPEAGKLQCAHFHDLVDRKQRDLTVGSIIHGCT from the exons ATGAACAACAAGAGAACGTCCTGTCGTTT TTCCCACTCCAGAAGGAGAGGACAGCCTGTGGAAAGGGATTGGAGGCAACACCACAACCAGGGGGTATGGCGAGAAGTgcaagaggagaggaggcaggagtCTGTCCCCAGGGGTGTCTGCCTGTCTATGTGCCCTATCCGCGAGCTGCAGGACAGGGAGGCCCAGAACTTACTGCACCGATTTGAGGTGTTGTCAGGTACTGAGCGGGAACGCTGGCCCAGGGCTGACCCCTCAGGAGTGGTAAAGGAGTATGCTAGACCTGCAGCAGGGAAGGACTCCACTCGACCTAGTGACCTGCGACCACCAGCTGTGCTGCTAAAGACGGTGTTCTACCTCGTCGACAACATCGCTGCCTCCCCCACACTGCGTCCATGGACCGAG GTGTATGACTTTGTCTTTGACCGGCTGCGCAGTGTGAGACAGGATATGATCATCCAGAGGGTGTCTGGCGCTGACTGTGTTGCCGTGCTGGAGAGGACAGTCCGCTTCCTGATCTACGCCTCCTACCGGCTGTGTTGGGAGCCCCTGCGCCTCTACGACCCCCGCATCAATGACACCCACCTGCAGGAGAGCCTCAGCTGGCTGCTGGAATGCTACACCAGTGGAAAGCACCCCAACCAGGAGGAGTTCCAGGCCCTCGGTCTCCTCTACAACCTGG GTTCAAGCCGTGCCATTCAGCACACCATGGAGCTGCCAGAGCGGATACGCTCCTCCCCTGTCATGGATCTGGCCCTGTCAGTGAGCCGGGCCTTCATGGAACGCAACCCTGTACGACTCCTCCGATTGGCCCACAGGCTGGACTTCCTGCAGAGCTGTGCCCTGCACCGGCACCTAGAGACCTGTCGCAGGGACCTGTTGCTGATCTACAGCCACGGACACAGCAGCAAGAACTGCCGCTTCCCCCTCCACAAGCTGGCCCACATCCTAGCCCTGGACGTCCCCCTCACCAACCAGCTGTGCCAGGCCCATGGGGTGGAAGTCCATGGGGACTCAGTGGTCTTCTCCAAGACCTCCTTCACTGAGCCAGAGGCTGGGAAGCTACAGTGTGCACACTTTCATGATCTGGTGGACCGGAAGCAGAGGGATCTCACTGTTGGTAGCATCATTCATGGCTGCACTTGA
- the sac3d1 gene encoding SAC3 domain-containing protein 1 isoform X4, whose product MNMLFSSHSRRRGQPVERDWRQHHNQGVWREVQEERRQESVPRGVCLSMCPIRELQDREAQNLLHRFEVLSGTERERWPRADPSGVVKEYARPAAGKDSTRPSDLRPPAVLLKTVFYLVDNIAASPTLRPWTEVYDFVFDRLRSVRQDMIIQRVSGADCVAVLERTVRFLIYASYRLCWEPLRLYDPRINDTHLQESLSWLLECYTSGKHPNQEEFQALGLLYNLGSSRAIQHTMELPERIRSSPVMDLALSVSRAFMERNPVRLLRLAHRLDFLQSCALHRHLETCRRDLLLIYSHGHSSKNCRFPLHKLAHILALDVPLTNQLCQAHGVEVHGDSVVFSKTSFTEPEAGKLQCAHFHDLVDRKQRDLTVGSIIHGCT is encoded by the exons ATGAACATGCTTTT TAGTTCCCACTCCAGAAGGAGAGGACAGCCTGTGGAAAGGGATTGGAGGCAACACCACAACCAGGGGGTATGGCGAGAAGTgcaagaggagaggaggcaggagtCTGTCCCCAGGGGTGTCTGCCTGTCTATGTGCCCTATCCGCGAGCTGCAGGACAGGGAGGCCCAGAACTTACTGCACCGATTTGAGGTGTTGTCAGGTACTGAGCGGGAACGCTGGCCCAGGGCTGACCCCTCAGGAGTGGTAAAGGAGTATGCTAGACCTGCAGCAGGGAAGGACTCCACTCGACCTAGTGACCTGCGACCACCAGCTGTGCTGCTAAAGACGGTGTTCTACCTCGTCGACAACATCGCTGCCTCCCCCACACTGCGTCCATGGACCGAG GTGTATGACTTTGTCTTTGACCGGCTGCGCAGTGTGAGACAGGATATGATCATCCAGAGGGTGTCTGGCGCTGACTGTGTTGCCGTGCTGGAGAGGACAGTCCGCTTCCTGATCTACGCCTCCTACCGGCTGTGTTGGGAGCCCCTGCGCCTCTACGACCCCCGCATCAATGACACCCACCTGCAGGAGAGCCTCAGCTGGCTGCTGGAATGCTACACCAGTGGAAAGCACCCCAACCAGGAGGAGTTCCAGGCCCTCGGTCTCCTCTACAACCTGG GTTCAAGCCGTGCCATTCAGCACACCATGGAGCTGCCAGAGCGGATACGCTCCTCCCCTGTCATGGATCTGGCCCTGTCAGTGAGCCGGGCCTTCATGGAACGCAACCCTGTACGACTCCTCCGATTGGCCCACAGGCTGGACTTCCTGCAGAGCTGTGCCCTGCACCGGCACCTAGAGACCTGTCGCAGGGACCTGTTGCTGATCTACAGCCACGGACACAGCAGCAAGAACTGCCGCTTCCCCCTCCACAAGCTGGCCCACATCCTAGCCCTGGACGTCCCCCTCACCAACCAGCTGTGCCAGGCCCATGGGGTGGAAGTCCATGGGGACTCAGTGGTCTTCTCCAAGACCTCCTTCACTGAGCCAGAGGCTGGGAAGCTACAGTGTGCACACTTTCATGATCTGGTGGACCGGAAGCAGAGGGATCTCACTGTTGGTAGCATCATTCATGGCTGCACTTGA
- the sac3d1 gene encoding SAC3 domain-containing protein 1 isoform X5 yields the protein MNMLFSHSRRRGQPVERDWRQHHNQGVWREVQEERRQESVPRGVCLSMCPIRELQDREAQNLLHRFEVLSGTERERWPRADPSGVVKEYARPAAGKDSTRPSDLRPPAVLLKTVFYLVDNIAASPTLRPWTEVYDFVFDRLRSVRQDMIIQRVSGADCVAVLERTVRFLIYASYRLCWEPLRLYDPRINDTHLQESLSWLLECYTSGKHPNQEEFQALGLLYNLGSSRAIQHTMELPERIRSSPVMDLALSVSRAFMERNPVRLLRLAHRLDFLQSCALHRHLETCRRDLLLIYSHGHSSKNCRFPLHKLAHILALDVPLTNQLCQAHGVEVHGDSVVFSKTSFTEPEAGKLQCAHFHDLVDRKQRDLTVGSIIHGCT from the exons ATGAACATGCTTTT TTCCCACTCCAGAAGGAGAGGACAGCCTGTGGAAAGGGATTGGAGGCAACACCACAACCAGGGGGTATGGCGAGAAGTgcaagaggagaggaggcaggagtCTGTCCCCAGGGGTGTCTGCCTGTCTATGTGCCCTATCCGCGAGCTGCAGGACAGGGAGGCCCAGAACTTACTGCACCGATTTGAGGTGTTGTCAGGTACTGAGCGGGAACGCTGGCCCAGGGCTGACCCCTCAGGAGTGGTAAAGGAGTATGCTAGACCTGCAGCAGGGAAGGACTCCACTCGACCTAGTGACCTGCGACCACCAGCTGTGCTGCTAAAGACGGTGTTCTACCTCGTCGACAACATCGCTGCCTCCCCCACACTGCGTCCATGGACCGAG GTGTATGACTTTGTCTTTGACCGGCTGCGCAGTGTGAGACAGGATATGATCATCCAGAGGGTGTCTGGCGCTGACTGTGTTGCCGTGCTGGAGAGGACAGTCCGCTTCCTGATCTACGCCTCCTACCGGCTGTGTTGGGAGCCCCTGCGCCTCTACGACCCCCGCATCAATGACACCCACCTGCAGGAGAGCCTCAGCTGGCTGCTGGAATGCTACACCAGTGGAAAGCACCCCAACCAGGAGGAGTTCCAGGCCCTCGGTCTCCTCTACAACCTGG GTTCAAGCCGTGCCATTCAGCACACCATGGAGCTGCCAGAGCGGATACGCTCCTCCCCTGTCATGGATCTGGCCCTGTCAGTGAGCCGGGCCTTCATGGAACGCAACCCTGTACGACTCCTCCGATTGGCCCACAGGCTGGACTTCCTGCAGAGCTGTGCCCTGCACCGGCACCTAGAGACCTGTCGCAGGGACCTGTTGCTGATCTACAGCCACGGACACAGCAGCAAGAACTGCCGCTTCCCCCTCCACAAGCTGGCCCACATCCTAGCCCTGGACGTCCCCCTCACCAACCAGCTGTGCCAGGCCCATGGGGTGGAAGTCCATGGGGACTCAGTGGTCTTCTCCAAGACCTCCTTCACTGAGCCAGAGGCTGGGAAGCTACAGTGTGCACACTTTCATGATCTGGTGGACCGGAAGCAGAGGGATCTCACTGTTGGTAGCATCATTCATGGCTGCACTTGA